From the Danaus plexippus chromosome 5, MEX_DaPlex, whole genome shotgun sequence genome, one window contains:
- the LOC116769204 gene encoding eukaryotic translation initiation factor 4B encodes MAAAGKKSKKIKWIKADATNFIAESTNIPTANNWADSVDDEQSFAYSSSSRNRGPMVLPSASRAARGGLAVDDESIPRRPPYIAHISNLPYDVEESAIMELFAGLKINNLRLPKEGGRLKGFGDVDFEDRESLVNAMNLPDLIISGRRLRIEVSNQDNDRRMGRNKSDRDREYDPERTMGDWRSGPRAVPEPTRGRDRERERDRDRERESSADNRPGGWRDAERPEPPRAPYGGRDSYGRDREGGRERGYGGRDGFRTADRDGYGSREGRGFGGRGFGDRERDRDRDPPREDKPRERPKLNLLPRTVPLEPEPAPAPPASEDRPTAKPVPAEKVFGAAKPVDTAAKEREIEERLRKQEEEARKAAEEKERWGRRNDHSGDRRGGPRRDDRDRGRDSRSYNRDRADYSRDDRDRRDGSRDDRDKRDYSRDNRDRRDYSKDDRDRRDYSKDDRDRRDYNKDDRDRRDYNRDDKEKRDYNRDDREKRDYNRDDREKRDYNRDDREKRDYNRDDREKRDYNRDDREKRDYNRDDREKRDYNRDDREKRDYNRDDREKRDYNRDDRRRDYNREDNKDRRDYSGEDRDRRYRDDGDRKDGDHDSRRDVADRPRQESPERRGDNDIRNGRRSRERHEEDRPLPKLKEQEKPNFVASNKFSFLENADDGGSD; translated from the exons ATGGCCGCTGCAG GCAAgaaatcaaagaaaataaaatggatcAAAGCCGACGCCACAAACTTTATTGCGGAGTCAACCAACATCCCAACAGCAAACAATTGGGCGGACTCCGTAGATGATGAAC AGAGTTTCGCATACTCGAGCTCGTCCCGCAATCGCGGGCCGATGGTACTGCCGTCAGCATCGCGTGCAGCACGTGGAGGTCTGGCTGTGGACGATGAGTCCATACCGCGGCGCCCACCCTACATCGCTCATATATCAAACCTGCCCTATGATGTCGAAGAAAGTGCCATCATGGAGCTCTTTGCAGGACTCAAG ATCAATAACTTGAGATTGCCAAAGGAGGGAGGCCGTCTTAAAGGCTTTGGCGATGTAGATTTCGAAGACAGGGAGAGTCTTGTCAATGCTATGAACCTGCCAGATTTG ATAATCAGCGGAAGGAGACTTAGAATTGAAGTATCGAATCAGGACAATGATCGTCGTATGGGCAGAAATAAATCTGATCGAGACAG GGAATATGACCCCGAGCGTACTATGGGAGACTGGCGCTCTGGACCTCGGGCCGTGCCTGAACCGACAAGGGGCCGAGATAGAGAGAGGGAGAGAGACAGAGATAGGGAAAGGGAAT caAGCGCCGATAACCGTCCGGGCGGCTGGCGTGATGCTGAGCGACCCGAGCCGCCGCGGGCGCCCTACGGTGGTCGGGATTCATATGGACGAGACAGAGAAGg AGGCCGTGAACGCGGCTATGGCGGACGTGATGGATTCCGCACAGCAGATAGAGACGGATATGG AAGTCGCGAGGGACGAGGTTTCGGCGGTCGAGGATTCGGCGACCGGGAGCGTGATCGCGACCGCGATCCGCCCAGAGAAG ATAAACCTCGCGAGCGTCCTAAATTGAACCTGCTACCTCGCACGGTACCACTTGAGCCGGAGCCCGCGCCTGCACCGCCGGCATCAGAAGATCGTCCAACAGCAAAACCTGTGCCCGCTGAGAAAGTCTTCGGCGCCGCCAAGCCAGTCGACACGGCTGCCAA GGAACGTGAAATAGAGGAACGTCTACGAAAACAAGAAGAGGAAGCTAGAAAAGCTGCTGAAGAAAAGGAGCGTTGGGGACGCAGA AATGATCATTCAGGTGATCGTCGAGGAGGTCCAAGGCGTG atgaTCGCGACCGCGGCAGAGATTCCCGCAGCTACAACCGTGACCGCGCCGACTACTCCCGGGACGATAGGGACAGACGCGACGGTTCCAGAGACGACAGGGACAAGCGCGACTACTCCAGGGACAATAGGGATAGACGGGACTATTCCAAGGATGACCGGGACAGGCGGGACTATTCTAAGGACGATAGAGACAGGCGCGACTACAATAAAGATGACAGGGATAGGCGCGATTACAACAGGGACGATAAAGAAAAGCGCGATTACAACAGGGATGATAGGGAAAAACGCGATTACAACAGAGATGATAGGGAAAAGCGCGATTACAACAGAGATGATAGAGAAAAGCGCGATTATAACAGAGATGACAGGGAAAAGCGCGATTACAACAGAGATGACAGGGAAAAGCGCGATTACAACAGAGATGACAGGGAAAAGCGCGATTACAACAGAGATGACAGGGAAAAACGCGATTACAACAGAGATGACAGGGAAAAACGCGATTACAACAGAGATGACAGGCGACGCGACTACAACAGAGAGGATAATAAGGATAGAAGAGACTACTCGGGAGAGGACAGGGATAGGCGGTACAGGGATGACGGTGACCGCAAGGATGGAGATCACGACTCGCGGCGGGACGTCGCCGACCGCCCGCGACAAGAGTCACCCGAAAGACGTGGGGACAACGACATTCGTAATGGAAGACGTAGTCGTGAGAGACACGAGGAAGACAGGCCGCTACCCAAGCTTAAGGAACAGGAAAAACCG AACTTTGTCGCATCAAATAAATTCAGCTTCCTGGAGAACGCGGACGACGGCGGCTCCGACTAG